One region of Niallia sp. Man26 genomic DNA includes:
- a CDS encoding alpha-N-arabinofuranosidase: MYKKAKMILEKDFKIAEVDNRIYGSFIEHLGRAVYGGIFEPGHPEADEKGFRKDVTGLIKELQVPLIRYPGGNFVSGYNWEDGVGPVESRPSRLELAWRTTEPNVVGTNEFMEWAKQVNAEVNMAVNLGTRGIDAARNLVEYCNHDSGSYYSDLRISHGYREPHKIKTWCLGNEMDGPWQIGHKTAAEYGRIAQEAAKVMKWVDPNIELVACGSSNRNMPTFAEWEATVLDHTYDHVEYISLHQYYGNHDNDISNYLALSLEMDDFISSVISIADYIKAKKRSKKKIHLSFDEWNVWYHSREADKLIEPWTVAPPQLEDIYNFEDALLVGCMLITMLKHADRVKIACLAQLVNVIAPIMTEENGPAWKQTIFYPYMHTSVYGRGVALNPVISSPKYDSKDFTDVPTLESTAVYNEENEELTIFAVNRDLQEGLLLECDLRSFEGYKVIEHIVLENDDIKQTNSATAEAVKPHTNGDAAISGGQLAAMLPKLSWNVIRLVKA, translated from the coding sequence ATGTACAAAAAAGCGAAGATGATTTTAGAAAAAGATTTTAAAATAGCTGAAGTCGATAACCGAATATACGGCTCCTTTATTGAGCATCTTGGCAGAGCCGTTTATGGGGGGATATTTGAGCCAGGTCATCCTGAAGCAGATGAAAAGGGGTTCCGCAAAGACGTAACAGGATTAATAAAAGAGCTGCAAGTGCCGCTAATTCGCTATCCTGGCGGCAACTTCGTATCAGGCTACAATTGGGAGGACGGTGTCGGGCCTGTTGAAAGCAGACCAAGCCGCCTTGAGCTTGCATGGCGTACAACAGAACCGAATGTCGTCGGCACAAATGAGTTCATGGAGTGGGCGAAGCAGGTTAATGCGGAGGTGAATATGGCCGTCAATCTTGGCACAAGAGGGATAGATGCAGCCAGAAACCTTGTCGAGTACTGCAATCATGACAGCGGCTCGTACTATAGTGATTTGCGCATAAGCCACGGCTATCGAGAGCCTCATAAAATTAAAACATGGTGTCTTGGCAATGAAATGGACGGTCCATGGCAAATCGGGCATAAAACAGCGGCAGAATATGGGCGCATTGCCCAAGAAGCGGCAAAGGTCATGAAATGGGTAGACCCGAATATTGAGCTTGTCGCCTGCGGCAGCTCAAACCGAAACATGCCGACATTTGCAGAATGGGAAGCAACGGTTTTGGATCATACGTATGACCATGTTGAATATATTTCCTTACATCAGTACTATGGCAACCATGATAATGACATCAGCAACTACTTGGCTCTGTCTCTGGAAATGGATGATTTTATTTCATCTGTCATCTCGATTGCAGATTATATTAAAGCAAAAAAACGGAGCAAAAAGAAAATCCATCTGTCCTTTGATGAGTGGAATGTATGGTATCACTCTAGAGAAGCAGATAAGCTGATTGAACCGTGGACAGTCGCACCGCCGCAGCTTGAGGATATTTATAATTTTGAGGATGCGCTGCTTGTCGGCTGTATGCTGATTACGATGCTAAAGCATGCCGACAGAGTAAAGATAGCCTGCCTTGCACAGCTTGTGAATGTCATTGCGCCAATCATGACAGAAGAGAATGGGCCTGCGTGGAAGCAGACAATTTTCTATCCATATATGCATACGTCCGTTTACGGCAGAGGTGTTGCCTTAAATCCAGTTATCTCCAGCCCTAAATATGACAGCAAGGACTTCACCGATGTGCCAACATTAGAATCAACAGCAGTATATAATGAGGAAAACGAAGAACTGACAATCTTTGCTGTCAACAGAGATCTTCAAGAAGGCTTGCTGCTTGAATGCGATCTGCGCAGCTTTGAAGGCTATAAAGTTATCGAGCATATTGTGTTAGAGAATGACGATATTAAACAAACGAATTCTGCTACAGCTGAAGCAGTGAAACCACATACTAATGGAGATGCTGCCATAAGCGGAGGACAGCTGGCTGCGATGCTGCCTAAGCTGTCATGGAACGTCATCCGCCTCGTAAAAGCATAA
- a CDS encoding sugar ABC transporter permease — protein sequence MEASSRQCGRKQKKRSLLYSQNAAPYFFIFPFILSFFIFFAYPVVTTIIMSFQEVLPGQTTFIGLDNYKELWNPTFLTAIRNSTVYTILTLIILIPVPLILAVFLNSKLMFAKNFFRSVTFIPALTSVVVAGMIFRLIFGGQEGALLNSILINFGMEPKAWLNHGGTSMFVLVVLATWKWMGINILYFLAGLQNIPRELYESAEVDGASTSRKFWHITLPLLKPISIYVFTISIYGGFSMFAESYMLYGSNRSPNNIGLTIVGYLYQKGIEQNNLGFGSAVGIALLVITLIITLIQLKFFGMFKKEEQG from the coding sequence ATGGAAGCAAGCAGCAGACAGTGCGGGAGGAAACAGAAGAAAAGAAGTCTCCTTTATTCTCAAAATGCAGCACCTTACTTTTTCATCTTTCCTTTCATTCTGTCTTTTTTCATCTTTTTTGCGTATCCCGTTGTCACGACGATTATCATGAGCTTTCAGGAAGTGCTGCCAGGGCAGACGACCTTTATCGGCTTAGACAACTATAAGGAATTATGGAATCCAACCTTTCTGACAGCCATCCGCAACAGCACTGTTTATACAATTTTGACATTAATTATCTTAATCCCAGTGCCGCTGATTCTTGCTGTGTTCCTTAATTCGAAGCTGATGTTTGCGAAGAACTTCTTTCGGTCTGTTACGTTCATTCCAGCACTCACATCTGTCGTTGTTGCAGGGATGATCTTCCGCTTAATCTTTGGCGGACAAGAGGGTGCATTGCTGAACTCTATTTTGATTAACTTTGGGATGGAGCCGAAAGCATGGCTGAACCATGGGGGCACAAGCATGTTTGTTCTTGTTGTGCTGGCAACATGGAAATGGATGGGCATCAATATCCTTTATTTCCTGGCAGGACTGCAAAATATCCCGCGGGAGTTGTATGAGTCGGCAGAGGTGGACGGTGCTTCAACATCACGGAAATTCTGGCATATTACCTTACCGCTGTTAAAGCCAATCAGTATTTATGTGTTTACCATCAGCATATACGGCGGTTTCTCGATGTTTGCTGAAAGCTATATGCTTTACGGAAGCAACAGGTCGCCTAATAATATCGGGCTGACAATTGTCGGCTATTTATACCAAAAAGGCATCGAGCAAAATAATCTCGGCTTCGGTTCTGCAGTCGGCATCGCTTTGCTTGTGATTACGCTGATTATTACGTTAATTCAGCTTAAATTCTTTGGAATGTTCAAAAAGGAGGAACAAGGATGA
- a CDS encoding carbohydrate ABC transporter permease: protein MKTKKKLKLSSILLILLFVAIGIFALFPLFAITLGSLKPSTEIMRYGLNLKLQADLLSFDNYSYLFNGETDYFIWYKNSIIITIASTLSCLLLTSMVGYGLAVYDFKFKNLVFGLVLIVMMIPVEIIMLPLYKLTMSLGLMDTLVGAFLPFVVAPIPIFFFRQYASGLPRDLLDAARVDGCTEIGIYFRVMMPLMTPAFSSMAILQALGSWNNFLWPLIVLRSSENLTLPIGLSTLLTPYGNNYDVLIAGSVMAIFPVLILYIFFQRYFIEGMTAGGVKG, encoded by the coding sequence ATGAAAACGAAGAAAAAGCTGAAGCTGTCGTCCATCCTATTGATCCTGCTCTTTGTGGCAATCGGTATTTTCGCCTTATTTCCGCTGTTTGCGATTACACTCGGCTCCTTGAAGCCATCAACAGAAATTATGAGATACGGGCTCAATTTAAAGCTGCAGGCAGACCTGTTATCATTCGATAACTATTCTTATTTGTTCAACGGGGAAACAGACTATTTCATTTGGTATAAAAACAGCATAATCATCACCATTGCATCCACACTATCCTGCCTGCTTTTAACAAGCATGGTCGGCTACGGTCTTGCTGTCTATGACTTCAAGTTTAAGAACCTTGTGTTTGGACTCGTTTTAATTGTGATGATGATTCCTGTTGAAATCATTATGCTTCCATTATATAAGCTCACGATGAGCCTTGGCTTAATGGACACATTAGTCGGCGCCTTTCTGCCGTTTGTGGTTGCACCGATTCCAATTTTCTTCTTCCGCCAGTATGCGAGTGGGCTGCCTCGTGATTTGCTTGATGCAGCAAGGGTCGATGGCTGCACCGAAATCGGCATTTACTTCCGGGTGATGATGCCGTTAATGACACCAGCCTTTTCCTCGATGGCAATCCTGCAGGCATTAGGAAGCTGGAACAACTTCCTCTGGCCGTTGATTGTTTTACGATCAAGCGAAAATTTAACATTGCCGATCGGCTTATCTACATTGCTAACACCATACGGCAATAACTATGATGTGCTGATTGCCGGGTCTGTGATGGCGATATTCCCAGTGCTGATTCTGTATATTTTCTTCCAGCGCTACTTTATTGAAGGCATGACTGCCGGCGGTGTGAAGGGTTAA
- a CDS encoding STAS domain-containing protein yields the protein MFRDSFIREAVERVGTGIVITDPSLLDNPIIYVNRGFERLTGYAAVDILGKNCRFLQGNDKKQGSVTALRDAIRNEEHIVVQLRNYRKNGEMFWNELELSPIRIGDDSKLFFVGIQKDITDRKESEQLINQYLEQIASLSTPIISINEKTSILPLIGDLTMDRFEQLVQDISTYVGNSKEDYFIIDLQGLLKYDEVVHNGLKMINDILGLMGTELIISGVQVKMAQDTITYTNGNDLNIRFFQSCKQALLALK from the coding sequence ATGTTTAGAGACAGCTTTATCAGAGAAGCAGTGGAAAGAGTTGGAACCGGTATTGTCATCACAGACCCAAGCTTACTGGATAACCCCATCATTTATGTAAATAGAGGATTCGAACGGTTGACGGGGTATGCGGCCGTAGACATTCTCGGCAAAAACTGCCGGTTCTTACAAGGAAATGATAAAAAGCAAGGATCAGTAACAGCATTGCGGGATGCGATTAGAAATGAAGAACATATTGTTGTTCAGCTGCGTAACTATCGCAAAAACGGTGAAATGTTCTGGAATGAGCTTGAGCTTTCTCCCATTCGCATTGGAGACGACAGTAAGCTCTTTTTTGTTGGCATTCAAAAAGATATTACTGACAGAAAAGAATCAGAGCAGCTTATCAACCAATATTTAGAGCAAATAGCGAGTCTTTCTACTCCTATTATTTCCATTAACGAAAAAACATCTATTTTACCGCTTATTGGCGATTTAACAATGGATCGGTTTGAACAGCTTGTTCAGGATATATCAACATATGTCGGCAATTCTAAGGAAGATTATTTCATTATCGACTTGCAAGGTTTATTGAAATATGATGAAGTTGTACATAATGGTCTCAAAATGATCAATGATATTCTTGGCTTAATGGGCACAGAGCTGATTATCAGCGGTGTGCAGGTTAAGATGGCACAGGATACGATTACTTATACGAACGGCAATGACTTGAATATTCGTTTCTTCCAATCATGTAAACAGGCGCTTCTTGCCTTGAAATAA